A portion of the Lolium rigidum isolate FL_2022 chromosome 1, APGP_CSIRO_Lrig_0.1, whole genome shotgun sequence genome contains these proteins:
- the LOC124706014 gene encoding mechanosensitive ion channel protein 10-like yields the protein MDPSNANGDVVLLMPPDQPQPQQQQQHPKATPEAPKTPQNPEKPPQTSSPYRPSPLNPDKPPQTSSTSRPPLTPASAALLRRRSSIAKPKSRFVEPPIPPAPSSSQPTSPAARPATTQTTRPASTPLNPADADDDDDIFRKDVAPTQASKAKCRRRACLSLEIAVLVLFLALLVVSLVVRPLKSRFVWGLEIWKWCVMVIAVFSGHLVSHWLIAFIVFIIERNFLLRNKVLYFVFGLKRSVQACMWVGLVLTAWSVLFDHELGRTPKTAKILNYVSRFLASVFIASIIWLIQTFIMKSIASSFHRKAFFDRIQESLFHQYVLQTLSGPPSMDLPENIGRVPSGRVSLRAKEEKGTPEVIDVAKLRMMKQEKISAWTMTGLITAIRSSKLSTISQSIESFGEFDDTEQKDKEINSEWEAKVAANAIFKNVARPGYKHIEELDLLRFFSKEEAALVLPMFEGASETGKIKKKSLKTWVVKAYLDRKSLAHSLKDTKTAVSQLHNLMRVLVIILIIIITLLLMGLATTKVLVVISSQLLVVVFIFGNACKTVFEAIIFVFIMHPFDVGDRCVIDGIQMTVEEMNILTTVLLKNDNEKVYYPNSVLSTKPISNFYRSPNMYDTIDFGIDVSTSVASIGALKSGIKGYLESKPTHWQPIHTVYLKDILDVNKINMCLFAQHTMNFQNIRERNIRRSELVMELKKIFEELSIRYYLLPQKVELSFAGPNPLPISVSQGR from the exons ATGGATCCGTCGAACGCCAACGGGGACGTCGTACTCCTCATGCCGCCCGACCAGCCCCAaccccagcagcagcagcaacatccAAAGGCCACGCCGGAGGCGCCCAAAACGCCCCAAAACCCCGAGAAGCCGCCGCAGACCTCGAGCCCCTATCGCCCGTCTCCCCTGAACCCCGACAAGCCGCCCCAGACCTCCAGCACCTCGCGCCCGCCTCTAACCCCTGCCTCAGccgcgctcctccgccgccgttccTCCATTGCCAAGCCCAAATCCCGCTTCGTCGAGCCGCCGATCCCTCCTGCCCCCTCCTCTTCCCAACCTACCTCCCCCGCCGCCCGCCCAGCCACCACACAGACCACTCGGCCCGCCTCGACCCCTCTTAACCCGGCAgacgccgacgacgatgacgacatcTTCCGCAAGGACGTCGCCCCGACCCAGGCGTCCAAGGCCAAGTGCCGCCGCAGGGCCTGCCTCTCGCTCGAGATCGCCGtgctcgtcctcttcctcgcgctGCTCGTCGTCAGCCTCGTGGTGCGCCCGCTCAAGAGCCGCTTCGTGTGGGGGCTGGAGATCTGGAAGTGGTGCGTCATGGTCATCGCCGTCTTCTCTGGCCATCTCGTCAGCCATTGGCTCATCGccttcatcgtcttcatcatcgaGCGCAACTTCCTGCTCCGCAATAAGGTACTCTACTTCGTCTTCGGGCTTAAGAGGAGCGTCCAGGCCTGTATGTGGGTCGGCCTCGTGCTCACCGCCTGGTCAGTGCTATTCGACCATGAGCTCGGCCGCACGCCAAAGACGGCCAAGATCCTCAACTACGTTTCCAGGTTCCTCGCCTCCGTGTTCATCGCGTCCATTATCTGGCTGATCCAGACGTTTATCATGAAGTCCATTGCGTCCTCGTTCCACCGGAAGGCCTTCttcgatcggatccaggagagccTGTTCCACCAGTATGTGCTGCAGACTCTGTCAGGCCCTCCATCGATGGATCTGCCGGAGAACATTGGGCGGGTGCCAAGCGGACGGGTGAGCTTAAGGGCGAAGGAGGAGAAAGGGACACCCGAGGTGATCGATGTTGCGAAACTGAGGATGATGAAACAGGAGAAGATCTCAGCTTGGACGATGACAGGGTTAATCACAGCGATCCGAAGCTCTAAGCTTTCAACAATATCTCAAAGTATTGAGAGCTTTGGTGAGTTTGATGATACAGAACAAAAAGATAAGGAGATAAACAGTGAGTGGGAGGCAAAGGTAGCGGCAAATGCCATCTTCAAAAATGTTGCAAGGCCCGGCTACAA GCACATTGAGGAGCTAGATTTGCTGAGATTTTTCAGCAAGGAGGAGGCAGCCTTGGTGCTTCCAATGTTTGAAGGGGCATCAGAGACGGGGAAGATTAAAAAAAAATCTCTGAAAACTTGGGTG gTGAAAGCATATCTCGACCGCAAATCACTAGCACATTCTCTGAAGGACACAAAAACTGCAGTTAGCCAACTTCACAACCTCATGAGAGTTCTGGTTATTATTCTAATCATCATTATCACTCTGTTGTTGATGGGCCTTGCGACAACCAAGGTCCTTGTTGTCATTTCATCCCAGCTTCTAGTTGTTGTATTCATATTTGGAAATGCCTGCAAGACTGTATTTGAGGCCATTATATTTGTATTCATAATGCATCCATTTGATGTTGGTGACCGCTGTGTCATTGATGGAATTCAG ATGACTGTTGAAGAAATGAATATATTGACCACTGTTCTGTTAAAGAATGACAATGAGAAGGTTTATTATCCAAACTCTGTGTTGTCGACAAAGCCAATCAGCAATTTTTACCGAAGCCCCAATATGTATGACACCATTGACTTTGGTATCGACGTTTCAACTTCAGTTGCCAGCATTGGAGCTCTGAAATCCGGAATTAAAGG GTACTTAGAGAGCAAACCAACGCACTGGCAGCCTATCCACACAGTATACTTGAAGGACATCTTGGACGTGAACAAGATCAACATGTGCTTGTTTGCACAGCACACGATGAACTTCCAGAATATCCGGGAAAGGAACATCAGGAGATCTGAGCTTGTCATGGAGCTGAAGAAAATATTCGAGGAGCTGTCCATTCGCTACTACCTTCTGCCTCAAAAAGTGGAGCTTAGCTTTGCCGGCCCAAACCCGTTGCCTATATCCGTTTCCCAGGGAAGATAG
- the LOC124670112 gene encoding xylanase inhibitor protein 1-like: protein MSYLTMALTHPRPAASLLLVAAILSAAGLATAISSSGFTGGVTVFWGRNKNEGSLADACDTGRYTIVVISFLDVFGHGKYHLDLSGHDLSTVAAGIKHCKSSALVYLSIGGFGNQYSLPTAQSAIDLADHLWYTYMAGYKNGVYRPFGDAEIDGIDFFIEHGSPDNYDVLAKRLWSFNKGFRARTPVQLSATPRCRYPDPLVGKALATGVVGRINVRFYDDSYCAAHWKQEWGKWTAAYPTQDIQVYVGVPASEKVVGYMHPEYVHYGVVPVVKKAASYTGFMIWDRYSDRLTNYSSNIVQWT, encoded by the coding sequence ATGAGCTACTTAACAATGGCGCTAACACACCCGAGACCTGCGGCCTCCCTCCTACTAGTCGCAGCCATACTTTCCGCCGCCGGTCTGGCCACCGCGATCTCGTCCTCAGGGTTTACAGGAGGCGTAACCGTGTTCTGGGGCAGGAACAAGAACGAGGGCTCTCTCGCGGATGCCTGCGACACCGGCAGGTACACCATCGTCGTCATCTCCTTCCTCGACGTCTTCGGTCACGGCAAGTACCACCTCGACCTCTCCGGCCACGACCTCtccaccgtcgccgccggcaTAAAGCACTGCAAGTCGAGTGCCCTGGTGTACCTCTCCATCGGCGGGTTCGGCAACCAGTACTCCCTCCCGACCGCCCAGTCCGCCATCGACCTCGCCGACCACCTGTGGTACACCTACATGGCCGGCTACAAGAACGGCGTGTACCGCCCGTTCGGCGACGCGGAGATCGACGGCATCGACTTCTTCATCGAGCACGGCTCGCCGGACAACTACGACGTGCTGGCCAAGCGCCTATGGAGCTTCAACAAGGGCTTCCGTGCCAGGACGCCGGTGCAGCTGTCGGCGACGCCGCGGTGCAGGTACCCGGACCCGCTCGTCGGCAAGGCGCTTGCCACGGGGGTGGTTGGGCGCATCAACGTCAGATTCTACGACGACTCCTACTGCGCCGCGCACTGGAAGCAGGAGTGGGGCAAGTGGACGGCGGCTTACCCGACCCAGGATATCCAGGTCTACGTTGGTGTGCCGGCGTCGGAAAAGGTTGTTGGGTACATGCACCCTGAGTATGTCCACTACGGCGTCGTCCCGGTGGTGAAGAAGGCCGCGAGCTATACGGGGTTCATGATCTGGGATCGCTACTCCGACAGGCTGACCAACTACAGCAGCAACATCGTTCAGTGGACTTAA